In a single window of the Blattabacterium cuenoti genome:
- a CDS encoding inorganic phosphate transporter produces the protein MKLFYPSIIVVLFFLSIFDLIVGLINDAVNFLNSAIGSKVASRRTIMIFASLGILLGAFLSSGMMEVARKGVFDPSYFYFSDIIFIFLSVMISDIILLDVFNTLGLPTSTTVSMVFCLLGAAFSIAMIKMTSPFNNEPFHHLTLYIKAEKTLTISIGIFLSIIISFTSGAFIHYFIRYLFSFEYKSRLKYVGVIWAAISLSSMTYFLIVRGLHSTLQGFIDENLTGFSLFIQHFIKWIHHNFFVFLLILLSTWTIIAKIFVSLGYNILKFVVLYGTFSLAMAFAGNDLVNFIGIPIASIQSYNIWKESGSPPAEKFNMKSLSGNVQVPSSILIFAGMIMIFTLWFSKKTKNITSTEINLSRQNEGPEKFLSNSFSRGIVRFFLYLGYHLFKFFPKRLLVKIERNFKQKQKEENVAFDLVRASANLTISSILISIATVQKLPLSTTFVTFMVSMGTSLSDRAWDRESAVYRVSGVLKVIRGWFLTGLIAFTMAGITATFLYFLKAWALSFLIFLILFVFYRSYKNYNKMQYQKIEEKPFFGIVNLTLETTLSNTLDIIKPILEYIESIYKKSIEGITQENLKILQESRNNFLKVKENFTNIHHSLIKVIRKTKNSEPIAGIFYLHIYNKTKEIIESSDIITNHTLFHVINSHNPIKYRQKKNLLTLEHLMIEHFNIIKRITNDRNCKKIQYTIKNKIIKKIEEQMNQQVMGIIHNKYGTKNTFLMLDILLQSKKITENIEEIILLYNDTLSHISSESTKKDASFLAF, from the coding sequence ATGAAACTTTTTTATCCATCAATTATAGTGGTTCTTTTTTTCTTATCTATATTTGATCTTATTGTTGGTTTAATTAATGATGCTGTTAATTTTCTAAATTCTGCTATTGGATCTAAAGTAGCATCTCGTAGAACTATCATGATTTTTGCTAGTTTGGGTATTTTATTAGGAGCTTTTTTGTCTAGTGGAATGATGGAAGTAGCAAGAAAAGGAGTTTTCGATCCTTCCTATTTTTATTTTTCAGATATTATTTTTATTTTTTTATCGGTTATGATATCCGATATTATTTTACTGGATGTATTTAACACTTTAGGATTACCCACTTCTACTACAGTCTCTATGGTCTTTTGTTTATTAGGCGCGGCTTTCAGTATAGCCATGATAAAAATGACTTCTCCATTTAATAATGAACCCTTTCATCATTTAACTCTATACATTAAAGCTGAAAAAACATTAACCATTAGTATAGGTATTTTTTTATCTATTATTATTTCTTTTACTTCCGGTGCTTTCATTCACTATTTTATTCGTTATTTATTCAGTTTTGAATATAAAAGTAGATTAAAATATGTAGGGGTAATATGGGCTGCAATTTCATTGAGCAGTATGACTTATTTTCTTATTGTAAGAGGATTACATAGTACTTTACAGGGTTTTATTGATGAAAATTTAACAGGATTTTCCTTATTCATTCAACATTTCATAAAATGGATTCACCATAATTTTTTTGTTTTTTTGTTGATATTATTATCAACGTGGACTATTATAGCAAAAATATTTGTTTCTTTAGGATACAATATATTAAAATTTGTCGTATTATATGGGACTTTTTCTTTAGCTATGGCTTTTGCAGGAAATGATTTAGTCAATTTTATCGGTATTCCTATAGCTAGTATACAATCTTATAATATATGGAAAGAATCGGGAAGTCCTCCTGCCGAAAAATTCAATATGAAAAGTTTATCTGGAAATGTACAGGTTCCATCTTCTATTTTAATTTTTGCAGGAATGATTATGATATTCACTCTTTGGTTTTCCAAAAAAACAAAAAACATCACAAGTACAGAAATTAATTTAAGTAGACAAAATGAAGGACCAGAAAAGTTTTTATCCAATTCTTTTTCTAGAGGAATTGTTAGATTTTTTTTATATTTAGGATATCATTTATTTAAATTTTTTCCTAAAAGACTTCTAGTTAAAATAGAAAGAAACTTTAAGCAAAAACAAAAAGAAGAAAACGTTGCTTTTGATCTTGTTAGAGCTTCTGCTAATTTGACTATATCCAGTATATTGATATCTATAGCGACAGTTCAAAAACTGCCATTATCTACCACTTTTGTTACTTTTATGGTATCTATGGGGACTTCTCTTTCAGATAGAGCATGGGACAGAGAAAGTGCTGTTTATAGAGTTTCAGGTGTTTTAAAAGTTATAAGAGGATGGTTTTTAACAGGTTTAATAGCCTTTACCATGGCAGGAATTACAGCTACTTTTTTATATTTTTTGAAAGCATGGGCTTTATCCTTTCTTATTTTTTTAATTTTATTTGTTTTTTATAGAAGTTATAAAAACTATAATAAAATGCAATATCAAAAAATAGAAGAAAAACCGTTTTTTGGTATAGTGAATTTAACTTTAGAGACGACTTTAAGTAATACCTTAGATATTATAAAACCTATACTTGAATATATTGAAAGTATTTACAAAAAAAGTATAGAAGGAATTACTCAAGAAAATTTAAAAATACTTCAAGAGAGTCGAAATAATTTTTTAAAAGTAAAAGAAAACTTTACAAATATACATCATTCTTTAATTAAAGTGATTAGAAAAACGAAGAATAGCGAACCAATTGCTGGAATCTTTTATCTACATATATACAATAAAACTAAAGAAATCATAGAATCTTCAGATATTATTACGAATCATACATTGTTTCATGTTATCAATAGCCATAATCCTATAAAATATAGACAAAAAAAGAATTTACTAACACTTGAGCATCTTATGATTGAACATTTCAACATTATAAAAAGAATAACAAATGATAGAAATTGTAAAAAAATTCAATACACTATAAAAAATAAAATTATAAAAAAAATTGAGGAACAAATGAATCAACAGGTGATGGGAATTATCCATAATAAATATGGAACAAAAAACACATTTTTAATGTTGGATATTCTTTTACAATCAAAAAAAATTACGGAAAATATAGAAGAGATCATTCTATTGTATAACGATACATTATCCCATATTTCATCTGAATCAACAAAAAAAGACGCATCCTTTTTGGCTTTCTAA
- a CDS encoding Mrp/NBP35 family ATP-binding protein: MKKKIEKALENVFIVDNKNIVESGLVKKIDLLNNKITIYLSLSNPAMHIKNKLIKDITNSIKNKNISDTIRIKIEVKSDKDKKIEPVIKNIIAIASGKGGVGKSTIATNIAVSLVKMGFHVGLLDADIYGPSIPLMFNINIEEKPVNLQHKNGIMNPITSYGVKILSIGFFSKYGQAIVWRGPMVTKVLRQFMHETNWGNLDFLIVDLPPGTGDIHLSLLQEIPLKGIVIVSTSQKIALSDVNRSVGMFRIQSIYVPILGIIENMSYVLSKKTKEKCYFFGKNGVLNFSKEMNIFFLGEIPMLQKIREYSDLGIPIVLKNEYIRNIFLNITKNIINQLHE; the protein is encoded by the coding sequence ATGAAAAAAAAAATTGAAAAAGCGTTAGAAAATGTTTTTATTGTTGATAATAAAAATATTGTTGAATCTGGTTTGGTAAAAAAAATAGATTTATTAAATAATAAAATAACAATCTATTTGAGTTTATCCAATCCTGCTATGCATATAAAAAATAAACTCATCAAAGATATTACCAATTCTATAAAAAATAAAAATATTTCAGATACAATACGCATAAAAATAGAAGTAAAATCAGATAAAGATAAAAAAATAGAACCTGTAATAAAAAACATAATAGCTATAGCTTCTGGAAAAGGAGGTGTTGGAAAATCCACAATAGCAACAAATATAGCTGTTTCTTTAGTTAAAATGGGTTTTCATGTTGGATTATTAGATGCGGATATTTATGGTCCTTCTATTCCATTAATGTTTAATATTAATATTGAAGAAAAACCTGTTAATTTACAACATAAAAATGGGATTATGAATCCTATTACTAGTTATGGGGTAAAAATTTTATCTATAGGTTTTTTTTCAAAATATGGACAGGCTATTGTTTGGAGAGGGCCCATGGTCACTAAAGTTTTGAGACAATTTATGCATGAAACAAATTGGGGAAATTTAGATTTTTTAATTGTAGATTTGCCACCAGGAACAGGGGATATTCATCTATCTCTTTTGCAAGAAATTCCATTAAAAGGAATCGTTATAGTAAGCACATCTCAAAAAATAGCCTTATCGGATGTAAATAGGTCTGTAGGAATGTTTCGTATTCAATCTATTTATGTTCCCATACTTGGAATTATAGAAAATATGTCTTATGTTCTTTCAAAGAAAACTAAAGAAAAATGCTATTTTTTTGGAAAAAATGGAGTATTAAATTTTTCCAAAGAAATGAATATTTTTTTTCTTGGAGAAATTCCTATGTTACAAAAAATACGAGAATATTCAGATTTAGGAATTCCTATTGTTCTAAAAAACGAATATATTAGAAATATTTTTCTAAACATTACGAAAAATATTATCAATCAATTGCATGAATGA
- a CDS encoding YtxH domain-containing protein translates to MIKFIRSKSKNIKLLFFMKKGGSFFWGVILGTIAGLIVSVILAPKKEDKIKNILEKKTEELRDNLQEIGKKIGKKVHKIKSNFEAKWKKNKIEKMDQVEDELGT, encoded by the coding sequence ATGATTAAATTTATCCGTAGTAAAAGTAAAAATATAAAATTATTATTCTTTATGAAAAAAGGAGGAAGTTTTTTTTGGGGAGTTATTCTAGGAACCATAGCTGGTTTAATAGTGAGTGTGATATTAGCTCCAAAAAAAGAGGATAAAATCAAAAATATACTAGAAAAAAAAACAGAAGAACTCAGAGATAACTTACAGGAAATTGGTAAAAAAATTGGAAAAAAAGTGCATAAAATTAAATCAAATTTTGAAGCTAAGTGGAAAAAAAATAAAATAGAAAAAATGGATCAAGTAGAAGATGAATTAGGAACTTAA
- the ruvA gene encoding Holliday junction branch migration protein RuvA, whose product MITHLRGKLIEKNQSYLIIDCHGVGYHIHISSYTYSSLLEKEGKDICVHTYLLIKENQHVLYGFFDKKERKIFSYLISVNGIGPSSAIMLLSSLTPYEIEKSISKEDIKMFNQVKGIGTKTAQRIIIELKDKIIQDPKKGKNVKILENTSYFIKKEALSALRVLGFSSQEYQKVLDDILDENPEFSVENLIKESLKKIVKS is encoded by the coding sequence GTGATAACACACTTAAGAGGAAAGTTAATAGAAAAAAATCAATCTTATTTAATTATAGATTGTCATGGAGTAGGATATCATATTCATATATCCTCATATACCTATTCTTCTTTGTTAGAAAAGGAAGGGAAAGATATTTGCGTACATACTTATCTGTTGATAAAAGAAAACCAACATGTTTTATATGGCTTTTTTGACAAAAAAGAAAGAAAAATATTTTCTTATTTGATATCCGTAAATGGAATTGGTCCAAGTTCTGCTATCATGTTATTATCATCTCTTACTCCATATGAAATCGAAAAATCTATATCTAAAGAAGATATAAAAATGTTTAACCAAGTTAAAGGAATTGGAACAAAAACAGCTCAAAGAATTATTATTGAACTAAAAGATAAAATTATTCAAGATCCTAAAAAAGGAAAAAATGTAAAAATTTTGGAAAATACATCTTATTTCATAAAAAAAGAAGCTTTAAGTGCTTTGAGGGTGCTTGGATTTTCTTCTCAAGAATATCAAAAAGTTTTGGATGATATTTTAGATGAAAATCCAGAATTTTCTGTAGAAAATCTTATTAAAGAATCTTTAAAAAAAATTGTGAAATCATAA
- the murB gene encoding UDP-N-acetylmuramate dehydrogenase, with translation MFIKQNFSLKKFNTFGINVYARYFVKVKRIEEIQKILNIYPSIPKLFLGNGSNILFLKNYYPGLVMKMGIKGKKVIQENDYQVIVQAFAGENWNEFVNWTIKKGFGGLENLSFIPGTVGAAPIQNIGAYGTEVKDTLIKVQAYETYNRKIREFTLEECQLKYRDSFFKHPHCINKFIILSVFFLLRKKYKQLNTSYVEIQKELENMNIKMPTINDLSQAIFNIRHRKLPNPKKIGNAGSFFINPVVGILDFNKLKYKHPTITGYNISNNQIRLSANSLIENIGWKRKKIGNVGIYKKKPIILVNYGKATGMEIYSFSETITKNIKKKFGIPLSREVNVIQ, from the coding sequence ATGTTCATTAAACAAAACTTTTCTCTCAAAAAATTTAATACATTTGGAATAAATGTTTATGCTCGTTATTTTGTAAAAGTGAAAAGAATAGAAGAAATTCAAAAAATTTTGAATATATATCCATCTATTCCAAAACTTTTTTTAGGAAATGGAAGTAATATTCTTTTTTTAAAGAATTATTATCCGGGACTAGTAATGAAAATGGGTATTAAAGGAAAAAAAGTCATTCAAGAAAATGATTATCAAGTTATTGTTCAAGCTTTTGCTGGAGAAAATTGGAATGAATTTGTAAACTGGACGATCAAAAAAGGATTTGGTGGTTTAGAAAATTTATCATTTATTCCTGGTACAGTTGGGGCTGCCCCTATTCAAAACATTGGAGCATATGGAACAGAAGTAAAAGATACTTTGATAAAAGTACAAGCATATGAAACATATAATAGAAAAATAAGAGAATTTACACTTGAAGAATGTCAACTAAAATATCGTGATTCTTTCTTTAAACATCCTCATTGTATAAATAAATTTATAATTTTATCTGTTTTTTTTCTTTTAAGAAAGAAATATAAACAATTAAATACATCTTATGTGGAAATTCAAAAAGAATTGGAAAATATGAATATTAAAATGCCTACTATTAATGATTTAAGTCAGGCTATTTTTAATATTAGACATAGAAAACTTCCTAATCCAAAAAAAATTGGAAATGCTGGTAGTTTTTTTATCAATCCTGTAGTAGGGATATTGGATTTTAATAAACTAAAATATAAACATCCTACTATTACAGGCTATAACATTTCTAATAATCAAATTAGACTATCTGCTAACTCATTAATTGAAAATATAGGATGGAAAAGAAAAAAAATTGGAAATGTAGGAATATATAAAAAAAAACCTATCATTTTAGTAAATTATGGAAAAGCTACTGGAATGGAAATATATTCTTTTTCAGAAACAATAACGAAAAATATAAAAAAAAAGTTCGGTATTCCTTTATCAAGAGAAGTAAATGTCATACAATAA
- a CDS encoding long-chain-fatty-acid--protein ligase encodes MNFKKKIFSILSKKEFDNLTWDIFHYQIKNNKIYKNYLKFLDVDPFKIKNISKIPFLPISFFKTHRICSSRCYDVIFNSSGTTGIKSKHYVKNLNVYIDSIRKGFEFFYGPIEKFKFLGFFPTNRKDSSLIYMIKYFIQKTCENGSHFVPYTSYQDVRIVPAQNDKNILIFGLSFSLLDFIEKNNHMKQNEHQNKVIIMETGGMKGIRKEIIREELHNILKNFFCVKEIHSEYGMTELLSQAYAKKNGIFQCPPWMKIYIRDPEDPFIHVDNNKIGGIDIIDLSNYLSCPFISTEDLGKKINDNEFEVLGRIDFSDMRGCNLMTIY; translated from the coding sequence ATGAATTTTAAAAAAAAGATTTTTTCTATATTATCAAAAAAAGAATTTGATAATTTGACATGGGATATATTCCATTATCAAATTAAAAATAACAAAATTTATAAAAATTATCTAAAATTTTTAGATGTAGATCCATTTAAAATAAAAAATATTTCTAAAATTCCTTTTTTACCTATTTCTTTTTTTAAAACGCATCGTATTTGTAGTAGTAGGTGTTACGATGTCATTTTTAACAGCAGTGGAACTACTGGGATCAAAAGTAAACATTATGTAAAAAACTTAAATGTATATATTGATAGTATTAGAAAGGGTTTTGAGTTTTTTTATGGTCCAATAGAAAAATTTAAGTTCTTAGGATTTTTTCCTACAAATAGAAAAGATTCTTCTTTAATTTATATGATAAAATATTTTATACAAAAAACCTGTGAAAATGGAAGTCATTTTGTGCCTTATACTTCTTATCAAGATGTACGTATTGTTCCTGCTCAAAATGATAAAAATATTTTAATTTTCGGACTAAGTTTTTCTTTATTGGATTTTATAGAAAAAAATAATCATATGAAACAAAATGAACATCAAAACAAAGTCATTATTATGGAAACAGGAGGAATGAAGGGAATAAGAAAAGAAATCATTAGAGAAGAATTACACAATATTTTAAAAAATTTTTTTTGTGTAAAGGAAATTCATTCGGAATATGGAATGACAGAATTGCTTTCTCAAGCATATGCAAAAAAAAATGGGATATTTCAATGTCCTCCTTGGATGAAAATATATATAAGAGATCCGGAAGATCCTTTTATACATGTAGATAATAATAAAATAGGAGGGATTGATATTATAGATTTATCGAATTATTTATCTTGTCCTTTTATTTCTACCGAAGATCTAGGAAAAAAAATCAATGATAATGAATTCGAAGTATTAGGAAGAATAGATTTTTCAGACATGCGAGGATGTAATCTCATGACTATTTATTAG
- the pheS gene encoding phenylalanine--tRNA ligase subunit alpha, producing MDKEIENIKKEIKCFHIKTYNDLETFRIKFLGKKKGIVTILFKELKKITICKRKIYGKIINDLKKEVQNKIKIFNSKNDIQKNEKVLKLDPTIPGKSIEIGSIHPLSIIRNRIIDIFIKIGFTYVDGPEIEDDWHNFTALNIPIFHPSRDMQDTFFLCKNPDILLRTHTSSVQIRYMKKHSPPFRVLSIGKVYRNETISSRSNFMFHQAEGFYIDQKVSFSDLKQTIHYLITSFFGEVKIRFRPSYFPFTEPSAEVDIYCNGEWLEIMGCGMIDPQVLENVNIDSEIYSGFAFGLGIERLALIIYQIKDIRIYFDNDIRFLRQFKSEF from the coding sequence ATGGACAAAGAAATAGAAAATATTAAAAAAGAAATAAAATGTTTTCACATTAAAACATATAATGATTTAGAAACATTCAGAATTAAATTTTTAGGTAAAAAAAAAGGAATTGTAACAATTTTATTTAAAGAGTTAAAAAAAATTACTATTTGTAAAAGAAAAATTTATGGAAAAATTATTAATGATTTAAAAAAAGAAGTTCAAAATAAAATAAAGATTTTTAACTCAAAAAATGATATTCAAAAAAATGAAAAAGTACTAAAATTAGATCCTACTATACCGGGAAAATCTATAGAAATAGGATCCATACATCCCCTGTCTATTATAAGAAATAGAATCATAGATATTTTTATCAAAATTGGATTTACTTATGTAGATGGACCTGAAATAGAGGATGATTGGCATAACTTTACGGCTTTAAATATTCCTATATTTCATCCATCTAGAGATATGCAGGATACATTTTTTTTGTGCAAAAATCCAGATATTTTATTACGTACACATACTTCCTCTGTACAAATACGGTATATGAAAAAACATAGTCCGCCTTTTCGTGTATTATCTATAGGAAAGGTATATAGAAATGAAACCATATCATCACGTTCCAATTTCATGTTTCATCAAGCGGAAGGATTTTATATAGATCAAAAAGTTTCTTTTTCAGATTTAAAACAAACGATTCATTATTTGATTACTTCTTTTTTTGGAGAAGTAAAAATCAGATTCCGTCCTTCTTATTTTCCATTCACAGAGCCGAGTGCTGAAGTAGATATATATTGTAATGGTGAATGGTTAGAAATCATGGGCTGTGGAATGATAGATCCACAAGTTTTGGAAAACGTAAATATTGATTCAGAAATTTATTCTGGATTTGCTTTTGGATTGGGAATTGAACGTTTAGCTCTAATAATTTATCAAATAAAAGATATTAGAATTTATTTTGATAATGATATTCGTTTTTTAAGACAATTTAAAAGCGAGTTTTAG
- a CDS encoding CvpA family protein: protein MLDIIIIILVLYGGYHGYKKGLISQLFIFMIFFILIFKGFYVYDFVKEIFKEVNIVSQKSYIFIIYSLIISLISIIFLAFIAKKIIEIIMIITWMKPLDRLGGVILGMIKYFFFLSICILFLKEANEKVDLFPYNFFKNSFEKEFQFFFYKKGSLLNKLKELYFKFYEF from the coding sequence ATGTTAGATATAATTATTATAATTTTAGTCTTATATGGTGGATACCATGGATATAAAAAAGGATTAATTTCTCAATTATTCATATTTATGATATTTTTTATATTGATTTTCAAAGGTTTTTATGTTTATGATTTTGTAAAAGAAATCTTCAAAGAAGTCAATATAGTAAGCCAAAAATCCTATATTTTTATAATTTATTCTTTAATAATTTCTCTAATTTCTATTATTTTTTTAGCTTTTATAGCTAAAAAAATAATAGAAATTATAATGATAATCACATGGATGAAACCCCTAGATAGATTAGGAGGTGTAATATTAGGTATGATTAAATATTTTTTTTTTCTTTCAATATGTATTCTTTTTCTAAAAGAAGCAAATGAAAAAGTAGATCTCTTTCCTTATAACTTTTTTAAAAATTCCTTTGAAAAAGAATTTCAATTTTTTTTCTATAAAAAAGGATCTTTATTGAATAAATTGAAAGAATTGTATTTTAAATTTTATGAATTTTAA
- the rlmB gene encoding 23S rRNA (guanosine(2251)-2'-O)-methyltransferase RlmB: protein MKKLEIVYGIHPLIEAILAKKTIRKIFFQIGSKQESNAYKKLINLSKKEHIPIQTVSKQKFYQLKNKNHQGVFSILSPIETYHIEDLLPIFYEKGKNPLLIILDRITDVRNFGSIIRTAACAGADAIIIPKKDTAMIGSDSIKTSSGALFKVPICQEKNILNTIEFLINSGLKIVSATEKSNIYWYNIDFSGPTALILGNEEKGISYKYLKISCEKAKIPAMKGISSLNVSVACGIILYEIFRQRKI, encoded by the coding sequence ATGAAAAAATTAGAAATTGTTTATGGAATACATCCATTGATAGAAGCAATTCTAGCTAAAAAAACTATTAGAAAGATTTTTTTTCAAATAGGATCAAAACAAGAATCAAATGCTTACAAAAAATTAATAAATCTTTCCAAAAAAGAGCATATTCCAATTCAAACCGTTTCAAAACAAAAATTTTATCAATTGAAAAATAAAAATCATCAAGGAGTTTTTTCTATTCTTTCTCCTATAGAAACTTATCATATAGAAGATTTGCTTCCTATATTTTATGAAAAAGGGAAAAATCCACTTTTGATCATTTTAGATAGGATTACAGATGTAAGAAATTTTGGATCTATAATACGTACTGCTGCATGTGCAGGAGCAGATGCTATCATTATTCCAAAAAAAGATACAGCGATGATTGGGTCCGATTCTATAAAAACTTCTTCAGGTGCTTTATTTAAAGTTCCAATATGTCAAGAAAAAAATATATTGAACACAATAGAATTTTTGATAAACTCTGGATTGAAAATCGTTTCTGCTACAGAAAAATCCAATATATATTGGTACAATATTGATTTTTCAGGTCCAACAGCTTTAATATTAGGAAATGAAGAAAAAGGAATTTCTTACAAATATTTAAAAATTTCCTGCGAAAAAGCAAAAATTCCAGCAATGAAAGGAATATCGTCTTTAAACGTGTCTGTAGCTTGTGGCATTATTTTATATGAGATTTTTAGACAAAGAAAAATATAA
- a CDS encoding purine-nucleoside phosphorylase, translating into MSMTMTLEKSKQYIQNKIKEKPDFGILLLGSQFDKLIEEIKNPICISYEEIPIFSKNNLYGKFLFGKIEDKNVVFLIEPFYEKSKTNNFPIVLCKNIGIDKLILINISGGVNPNYKMGDVMLVKDHINFFPESPNIKEFIKNRFFEIIEPYDKKMIEIAENIAMNHNIIIQKGVYVASPYPNYKTYAEYAMIRSMGGDCVGMNIVKDVITARCMNLRVFAISIVMGLYEKPKDKGYNSDEFLKPFCQEIEKSISLLILIIKEFIKLCL; encoded by the coding sequence ATGTCAATGACTATGACTTTAGAAAAATCAAAACAATACATACAAAACAAAATCAAAGAAAAACCTGATTTTGGAATTTTATTATTAGGAAGTCAATTCGATAAACTGATAGAGGAAATAAAAAATCCTATATGCATTTCTTATGAAGAAATACCTATTTTTTCAAAAAATAATTTATATGGAAAATTTTTATTCGGTAAAATAGAAGATAAAAATGTAGTTTTTTTAATAGAACCTTTTTATGAAAAAAGTAAAACCAACAATTTCCCTATTGTATTGTGTAAAAATATAGGAATAGATAAATTAATATTGATTAATATTTCTGGTGGGGTGAATCCAAACTACAAAATGGGAGATGTTATGTTGGTTAAAGATCATATTAATTTTTTTCCAGAAAGTCCTAATATAAAAGAATTTATAAAAAATAGATTTTTTGAAATTATAGAACCATATGATAAAAAAATGATAGAAATTGCAGAAAATATTGCGATGAATCATAATATCATTATTCAGAAAGGAGTATATGTTGCTTCTCCTTATCCTAATTATAAAACCTATGCAGAGTATGCTATGATACGATCTATGGGAGGGGACTGTGTAGGCATGAATATAGTAAAAGATGTCATAACAGCCAGATGTATGAATTTACGAGTTTTTGCTATATCTATTGTAATGGGATTATATGAAAAACCTAAGGATAAGGGATATAATTCAGATGAATTTTTAAAGCCATTTTGTCAAGAAATAGAAAAATCTATATCTCTTCTAATATTAATAATAAAAGAATTTATAAAACTTTGTTTATAA